Proteins encoded together in one Apis cerana isolate GH-2021 linkage group LG4, AcerK_1.0, whole genome shotgun sequence window:
- the LOC108003373 gene encoding diacylglycerol kinase epsilon: protein MLEDGVTTTLLCTFFIIFFVLILNFFQYLARESYIHIRDVTKEHNWKSIKKENKAYYCSICESLLLNISGLICDSCGVCADPTCVKIADKQLKCKIITTNINEPMNHHWIKGNLPLNVICDICNEDCDMEPGLTDWWCCWCHRCVHDDCKSKLSKICDFGKFKLMIIPPSSLEVINLRNTVRRRLRLCKVIPPNWPQWNPLIVVANKKSGNNDGAEILSLFRRLLNPAQVVDLSECDAVAILEWCRLLGKVTCTLLVAGGDGTIASLLNAIHKVGLKPIPSVAIIPLGTGNDLSRVLGWGKEHDLNKEPEDILQEIQIAEKVELDRWTVIIKPYGGLGLRSSRQIFYMYNYLSVGVDAQVTLNFHRTRKSRFYFYSSRLLNKLLYLCFGMQQVVERECKDLNKNIELYLDDKKINLPSIESIVILNIPSWAAGVNLWNMGLEGHEKYSKQSINDGKLEIVALYSSFHMAQLQVGLSQPYRLGQANSVKVKIIKSCAMQIDGEPWYQHPCEFNIKYCNKATILMNSIKKTI from the exons ATGTTAGAGGACGGAGTTACTACTACTcttttatgtacattttttattatatttttcgtacttatattaaatttttttcaatatcttgcAAGAGAATCATATATTCACATTAGAGATGTTACAAAAGAGCATAACtggaaatctattaaaaaagaaaacaag GCATATTATTGTAGTATTTGTGAAAGCTTGTTGTTAAATATTAGTGGTTTAATCTGTGATTCATGTGGAGTTTGTGCTGATCCTACATGTGTTAAGATCGCAGATAagcaattaaaatgtaaaattattactacaaatataaatgaaccAATGAATCATCATTGGATAAAag gaAATTTACCACTAAATGTTATTTGTGACATATGTAATGAGGATTGTGATATGGAACCTGGATTAACAGATTGGTGGTGTTGTTGGTGTCATAGATGTGTCCATGATGACTGCAAATCTAAACTTTCTAaa atATGTGATTTtgggaaatttaaattaatgatcatTCCTCCAAGTAGTTTAGAAGTAATAAATCTACGAAATACTGTAAGGCGTAGATTACGTCTTTGTAAAGTTATACCTCCAAATTGGCCACAATGGAATCCTCTTATAGTTGttg ctaataaaaaatctgGTAATAATGATGGAGCAGAAATTTTGTCTCTGTTTAGGAGGTTATTAAATCCTGCACAAGTTGTTGATTTATCAGAATGTGATGCTGTTGCCATTCTTGAATGGTGTCGTTTACTTGGAAAAGTAACATGCACACTCCTTGTAGCAGGTGGAGATGGAACAATAGCATCTTTATTAAATGCTATTCATAAAGTGGGACTAaag CCAATTCCATCTGTAGCAATAATTCCTTTGGGAACAGGTAATGACTTATCTAGAGTATTAGGATGGGGAAAAGAgcatgatttaaataaagagcCTGAAGATATTCTACAAGAAATACAAATAGCAGAAAAAGTGGAACTTGATAG atggactgtaataataaaaccatATGGTGGATTAGGGCTTAGAAGTTCCCGTCAAATATTCtacatgtataattatttaagtgtTGGTGTAGATGCACaagtaacattaaattttcatcgtacAAGAAAGagtcgtttttatttttatagtagtCGATTGTTGAATAag CTATTATATTTGTGCTTTGGTATGCAACAAGTAGTTGAACGAGAATGTAaagatcttaataaaaatatagaattatatttggatgataaaaaaataaatttgccaTCTATTGAaagtattgtaatattaaacattccaTCATGGGCTGCTGGTGTTAACTTGTGGAATATGGGATTAGAAG gtCATGAAAAATACAGTAAACAAAGTATAAATGATGGTAAATTAGAAATAGTTGCACTTTATTCTTCATTTCATATGGCTCAACTTCAAGTAGGATTATCTCAACCTTATCGCCTTGGGCAAGCTAATAGTGTAAAg gtaaaaataataaaatcttgtgCTATGCAAATTGATGGTGAACCATGGTATCAACATCCttgtgaatttaatattaaatattgtaataaagcCACTATACTTatgaattctattaaaaaaactatataa